The following are from one region of the Hydrogenophaga sp. BPS33 genome:
- a CDS encoding CbtA family protein, translating into MIFQRLIWASLVVALAVGIVQTGVQRLQAVPIILAAEVFEDQKIEAPAAEAAEPKAHAGHDGHAMAEEAEEWAPAEGFDRTAWTFVANVLHAFSMALLVFAVMGVTVWRGTRLRALPLALVTAAAGWLVFYLWPSIGLHAEIPGMDAARLGSRQGWWTLAAVSAAAACAIAAGMRSHLRWIIAAALLALPFVVGAPHITADPLAGFQGEAQVVLRDLGTQFVWATRWVSISFWVLMGLACGWAFQRWVQPALQDTLGSVGKLPKTA; encoded by the coding sequence ATGATTTTTCAACGACTGATCTGGGCCAGCCTCGTGGTGGCCCTGGCCGTGGGCATCGTGCAGACCGGCGTGCAGCGGCTGCAGGCCGTGCCCATCATCCTGGCCGCGGAGGTCTTCGAGGACCAGAAGATCGAAGCGCCTGCCGCTGAAGCCGCCGAACCCAAGGCGCACGCCGGGCACGACGGCCACGCGATGGCCGAGGAAGCCGAAGAATGGGCGCCAGCCGAGGGCTTCGATCGCACGGCCTGGACCTTCGTGGCCAATGTGCTGCACGCCTTCAGCATGGCGCTGCTGGTGTTCGCGGTGATGGGCGTGACCGTCTGGCGTGGCACCCGACTGCGCGCGTTGCCGCTCGCCCTTGTGACGGCCGCTGCCGGCTGGCTGGTGTTCTACCTGTGGCCCTCGATCGGCCTGCACGCCGAGATCCCCGGCATGGACGCCGCCCGCCTGGGCTCGCGCCAAGGCTGGTGGACGCTGGCGGCCGTGAGCGCGGCCGCAGCCTGCGCCATCGCGGCCGGCATGCGCAGCCACTTGCGCTGGATCATCGCCGCGGCACTGCTGGCGCTGCCTTTCGTGGTCGGCGCGCCGCATATCACGGCCGATCCGCTCGCCGGCTTCCAGGGCGAAGCGCAAGTGGTGCTGCGCGACCTGGGCACGCAGTTCGTCTGGGCCACCCGCTGGGTCTCGATCTCGTTCTGGGTGCTCATGGGCCTGGCCTGCGGCTGGGCGTTCCAGCGTTGGGTGCAACCCGCGCTGCAGGACACATTGGGATCGGTCGGCAAACTGCCAAAGACCGCCTGA
- a CDS encoding CbtB domain-containing protein: protein MNGTTTSASSSASSAARSLLLQLGAAAALAFVVLYGVAFAESPVVHNAAHDVRHVTVKPCH from the coding sequence ATGAACGGAACCACCACCTCGGCGTCCTCGAGCGCCTCGTCCGCCGCGCGCAGTCTGCTGCTGCAACTGGGCGCTGCCGCCGCACTCGCCTTCGTCGTGTTGTACGGCGTGGCCTTCGCGGAAAGCCCGGTGGTGCACAACGCGGCGCACGACGTGCGGCACGTCACTGTGAAGCCCTGTCATTGA
- a CDS encoding DUF1636 family protein — MSSSASSSPITEMIVCTTCRPPGASRGLPAAGALLFDAVQAAQRQHGAAPSVRVRGMACLSSCGRACSVAFQAPGKHTYLFGDLVPDAETAEHLLVCAGLHAAASDGNLPRNERPARVRSGILARLPPPEVDLA, encoded by the coding sequence ATGTCTTCATCTGCGTCCTCCTCACCGATCACCGAGATGATCGTTTGCACCACTTGCCGCCCACCGGGCGCGTCGCGCGGGTTGCCAGCGGCTGGCGCCTTGTTGTTCGACGCGGTGCAGGCGGCGCAACGCCAACATGGCGCTGCACCGTCGGTGCGCGTGCGCGGCATGGCCTGCCTGAGCAGTTGCGGGCGGGCCTGCTCGGTCGCCTTCCAGGCGCCCGGCAAACACACCTACCTCTTCGGCGATCTGGTGCCCGATGCCGAAACCGCCGAGCACCTGCTGGTTTGCGCCGGCCTGCATGCCGCCGCCAGCGACGGCAACCTGCCGCGCAACGAACGGCCGGCGCGCGTGCGCAGCGGCATCCTGGCGCGGCTGCCGCCGCCGGAGGTCGACCTTGCATGA
- a CDS encoding vWA domain-containing protein — MSHPSPRAPATASGRWRWPSPNRSPRPALARHAAPAARAMSAGIDWVRTLIGKGPQRLAPAHLRYQPPNTRVPRLHLIALDTSGSMRSGARLAHAKGYAAHLIEQAARAGDHVALLCFGGRGVELLLPPGPARAAGTARVKPLGGGGGTPLSACLAEAGRLLRQVQRKSGTAGANCLWLLTDGRTLEQPAAPTADHTVIVDFDDPMKPVGRCAAWAKRWHAEHRPIT, encoded by the coding sequence ATGAGCCACCCCAGCCCGCGCGCGCCGGCCACGGCGAGCGGCCGCTGGCGGTGGCCATCCCCGAACCGTTCCCCCCGACCGGCCCTGGCCCGGCACGCAGCGCCTGCGGCGCGGGCCATGAGCGCCGGCATCGATTGGGTGCGCACCTTGATCGGCAAAGGCCCGCAACGCCTGGCCCCCGCGCACCTGCGCTACCAGCCACCGAACACGCGCGTGCCCCGCCTGCACCTGATCGCGCTCGACACCTCGGGCTCCATGCGCAGTGGCGCTCGCCTGGCGCATGCCAAGGGCTACGCGGCGCACCTGATCGAACAGGCCGCGCGCGCAGGCGACCACGTGGCGCTGCTGTGCTTCGGGGGCCGTGGGGTGGAGCTGTTGCTGCCGCCAGGACCGGCGCGCGCGGCGGGCACGGCGCGCGTGAAGCCGCTGGGTGGCGGCGGTGGCACGCCGTTGTCGGCGTGTCTCGCCGAAGCTGGTCGCTTGCTGCGCCAGGTCCAGCGCAAGAGCGGCACGGCGGGTGCGAACTGCCTGTGGCTGCTCACCGACGGCCGCACGCTCGAACAACCCGCCGCGCCCACGGCGGACCACACCGTGATCGTCGATTTCGACGACCCAATGAAACCCGTGGGCCGCTGCGCGGCCTGGGCCAAACGCTGGCATGCCGAGCACCGGCCGATCACTTGA
- a CDS encoding ATP-binding protein, which translates to MNTPIPELHAVSNPAFPFTALVGQAPLQRALLLAAIDPGMGGVLISGPRGTAKSTSARALAALLPQAPFVTLPLAASLEQLVGTLHLEDVLRDGTVRLAPGLVARAHGGVLYVDEVNLLPDALVDALLDVAASGVNTVERDGLSRQHAARFVLVGTMNPEEGELRPQLLDRFGLSVALANPHDTAQRQAIVRARLAFDADPQALAAQHAVELAALVARVAAARTALARLDWPDGVVQRAASLAQQAGVDGVRADLVMLRAARALVALEQRDTVRVDDVDAVAELALAHRRAPEIAPPAGRASQPPPRSMPPAASGQGGDASNEATPEGDWGALPPLPQGMVRVKNTGAWPPKKA; encoded by the coding sequence ATGAACACCCCCATTCCCGAACTGCACGCCGTCTCGAACCCGGCGTTCCCCTTCACGGCCTTGGTAGGCCAAGCCCCGCTGCAACGCGCCTTGCTGCTGGCGGCCATCGACCCCGGCATGGGCGGCGTGCTCATCAGTGGCCCGCGCGGCACCGCCAAGTCGACCTCGGCGCGCGCACTGGCCGCGTTGTTGCCGCAAGCCCCTTTCGTCACGCTGCCGCTGGCCGCGAGCCTGGAGCAACTGGTGGGCACGCTGCACCTGGAAGACGTGCTGCGCGACGGCACGGTGCGCCTGGCCCCCGGCCTGGTGGCGCGCGCGCACGGCGGTGTGTTGTATGTCGACGAGGTCAACCTGCTGCCCGACGCGCTGGTGGATGCCTTGCTCGACGTGGCCGCCAGCGGCGTGAACACGGTGGAGCGCGACGGCCTCTCGCGCCAGCACGCCGCGCGCTTCGTGCTCGTGGGCACCATGAACCCGGAGGAGGGCGAACTGCGGCCCCAGTTGCTGGACCGCTTCGGCCTCTCGGTCGCGCTGGCCAACCCGCACGACACCGCGCAACGCCAGGCCATCGTGCGCGCACGGCTCGCGTTCGACGCCGACCCGCAAGCGCTCGCGGCGCAGCACGCTGTCGAACTGGCGGCGTTGGTGGCCCGCGTGGCCGCCGCGCGCACCGCACTCGCCCGCCTCGACTGGCCGGACGGCGTGGTGCAGCGCGCCGCGTCGCTCGCGCAGCAAGCCGGCGTCGATGGCGTGCGCGCCGATCTGGTGATGCTGCGCGCGGCGCGCGCGCTGGTGGCGCTGGAGCAGCGCGACACGGTGCGGGTGGACGACGTGGACGCGGTGGCCGAACTTGCGCTGGCGCACCGCCGTGCGCCCGAAATTGCGCCGCCTGCGGGCCGCGCCTCGCAGCCGCCACCGCGCTCCATGCCCCCTGCGGCAAGCGGGCAGGGCGGCGATGCGTCGAACGAAGCCACGCCCGAAGGCGACTGGGGCGCATTGCCACCGCTGCCGCAGGGCATGGTGCGCGTCAAGAACACGGGGGCATGGCCCCCAAAAAAAGCATGA
- the cobN gene encoding cobaltochelatase subunit CobN, whose amino-acid sequence MHLLNARPGGHVEDGGQGIVRVEQTPGDIVVLSAADTTLSLLAAAAAHLGEGFPSVRLANLMWLRQPASTDMYVDDVLRHARVVVIDHLGAPSDWAYVVEQVVSLAARKGQWLALFSGDNVQDPQLMLRSTAAPDDCHRLWRCLREGGRDNARLFFSLIGHAAFGIGARPPPPAPLPPVLPYAPQGAATPWSPEAPVALLVFYRAHLQSGNTAVFDAVLAALADVGLNAFAVAIDSLKTPASLTVLQTLVAEHRVGVVLNATSFAVASIDGSDGAGEALPEGLFGDAPVLQLITAGCAREQWDADPHGLAPRDLAMQVVLPEVDGRIGTRAISFKGLAWRCERTEVDVVRYQPEPERIRFVAELARRWCALREKPNASKRLALILANYPNNDARLANGVGLDTPASTVHILQALCEAGYAVGDVPTDSADLMDALVQGVTNDLDANHHRPAHQSLSLADYLADFEALPLESQQAVNALWGAPEQDPMLRSGRFIVPGLRVGQVFVGVQPARGRDLDLVATYHDADLVPTHAYLAFYFWLRRVLKVDAVVHVGKHGNLEWLPGKSVALGAACWPDAILGPLPHLYPFIVNDPGEGSQAKRRTQAVIIDHLMPAITRAETYGPLQELERQMDEFYEALALDPRRAKRLREGILAQVIEHQLHRELGFEPPADDAQREQLLNKLDAYLCEIKESQIRDGLHIFGRSPQDRQRTDTLVALARFPGGSAVGQGSLLTALAHDLGLAGFDPLNPTWADAWNGPRPAALQAQSSEPWRHAGHTRERLELLAIDTVKKCLGEDAAPIDASAWPQTAQVMQRLRGVLAPRLDACGPNEIAQLLRGLAGRFVPAGPSGAPSRGRPDVLPTGRNFYSVDTRAVPTPTAYAMGAQAAERVVERHLQDHGNFPQAVGLSVWGTSTMRTGGEDIGQAFALLGVRPKWAPGSHRVVDVEVLPMAIRHRPRIDVTLRVSGFFRDAFPNVIDLFDTAVRAVAAISEDDEPDEVNPIRVRVRREAAEALARGSTPEEAQRHATWRVFGPRPGGYGAGLQELIDSGRWAQQADLAQAYLRAGAYAYGQDGHGTAAREAFEQRLARVDAVLHNQDNREHDILDSDDYYQFHGGMAAAVQQLAGAPAALYHGDFSVPGAPRVRTLGEEVARVVRARAVNPKWIEGVKCHGYKGAFEIAATVDYLFAFDATTGVVGDHQYALMADAYLHDDDTRGFLQQHNPLAMRGIGERLLEAMQRGLWAEPGEHRERIEEHLLTLEQHLENSLP is encoded by the coding sequence ATGCACCTGCTCAACGCCCGCCCTGGAGGCCACGTCGAAGACGGCGGGCAGGGCATCGTGCGCGTCGAACAGACGCCGGGCGACATCGTGGTGCTGAGTGCGGCCGACACCACGCTCTCCTTGCTGGCCGCCGCCGCCGCCCACCTCGGCGAGGGCTTCCCCAGCGTGCGCCTGGCCAACCTGATGTGGTTGCGCCAGCCCGCGTCCACCGACATGTATGTGGACGACGTGCTGCGCCACGCGCGCGTGGTGGTCATCGACCACCTCGGCGCACCCAGCGACTGGGCCTACGTGGTGGAGCAGGTGGTCTCGCTCGCCGCCCGCAAAGGCCAATGGCTCGCGCTGTTCTCGGGCGACAACGTGCAGGACCCGCAGTTGATGCTTCGCAGCACGGCCGCGCCCGACGATTGCCACCGGCTCTGGCGCTGCCTGCGCGAAGGCGGGCGCGACAACGCCCGCTTGTTTTTCTCGCTCATCGGCCATGCGGCATTCGGCATCGGCGCGCGACCGCCGCCGCCCGCACCCCTGCCGCCGGTGTTGCCGTACGCACCCCAAGGCGCGGCCACGCCGTGGTCGCCCGAGGCGCCGGTGGCCTTGCTGGTGTTCTACCGTGCGCATCTGCAGTCGGGCAATACGGCCGTGTTCGATGCGGTGCTCGCCGCCCTGGCCGACGTCGGGCTCAACGCGTTCGCGGTGGCGATCGATTCCCTGAAAACACCGGCCAGCCTGACCGTGTTGCAGACCCTGGTGGCCGAGCACCGGGTAGGCGTGGTGCTCAATGCCACCAGCTTCGCCGTGGCGTCTATCGACGGCAGCGACGGTGCGGGCGAAGCGCTGCCCGAAGGCCTGTTCGGCGACGCACCCGTGCTGCAGCTCATCACCGCCGGTTGCGCGCGCGAGCAGTGGGACGCCGATCCGCACGGCCTGGCGCCGCGCGACCTCGCCATGCAAGTCGTGCTGCCCGAGGTGGACGGGCGCATCGGCACGCGCGCCATCAGCTTCAAGGGCCTGGCCTGGCGCTGCGAGCGCACCGAGGTCGACGTGGTGCGTTACCAACCCGAGCCAGAGCGCATCCGTTTCGTGGCCGAACTCGCGCGCCGCTGGTGCGCGCTGCGCGAGAAGCCCAATGCCAGCAAGCGCCTCGCGCTCATCCTCGCCAACTACCCGAACAACGATGCACGCCTGGCCAACGGCGTGGGGCTGGACACCCCGGCCTCCACCGTGCACATCCTGCAAGCCTTGTGCGAAGCCGGTTACGCCGTGGGCGACGTGCCCACCGACAGCGCCGATCTGATGGACGCGCTGGTGCAAGGCGTCACCAACGACCTCGATGCCAATCACCACCGGCCCGCGCACCAGAGCCTGTCCCTGGCCGACTACCTGGCCGATTTCGAAGCGCTCCCACTGGAGAGCCAGCAAGCGGTGAACGCGCTGTGGGGCGCGCCCGAACAAGACCCGATGCTGCGCAGTGGCCGCTTCATCGTGCCGGGCTTGCGCGTGGGCCAGGTCTTTGTCGGCGTCCAGCCCGCGCGCGGACGCGACCTGGACCTGGTGGCCACCTACCACGACGCCGACCTCGTGCCCACGCACGCCTACCTCGCCTTCTACTTCTGGCTGCGCCGCGTCCTCAAAGTGGACGCGGTGGTGCACGTGGGCAAACACGGCAACCTCGAATGGCTGCCCGGCAAAAGTGTGGCGCTGGGTGCGGCCTGCTGGCCCGACGCCATCCTGGGACCGCTGCCGCACCTCTATCCCTTCATCGTCAACGACCCCGGCGAGGGCAGCCAGGCCAAGCGCCGCACGCAGGCGGTGATCATCGACCACCTCATGCCCGCCATCACGCGCGCCGAAACCTACGGCCCGCTGCAGGAGCTCGAACGGCAGATGGACGAGTTCTACGAAGCACTCGCGCTCGACCCGCGCCGCGCCAAGCGGCTGCGCGAAGGCATCCTGGCGCAGGTGATCGAGCACCAGTTGCACCGCGAGCTCGGCTTCGAGCCGCCGGCCGACGACGCGCAGCGCGAACAACTGCTGAACAAACTGGACGCCTACCTGTGCGAGATCAAGGAGTCGCAGATCCGCGACGGCCTGCACATCTTCGGGCGCTCGCCGCAAGACCGACAACGCACCGACACGCTGGTGGCGCTGGCGCGCTTTCCCGGCGGCAGCGCAGTGGGGCAAGGCAGTCTGCTCACCGCGCTGGCGCACGATCTTGGGCTGGCGGGTTTCGATCCTTTGAACCCCACGTGGGCCGATGCCTGGAACGGTCCGCGCCCGGCCGCGCTGCAAGCGCAGAGCAGCGAGCCCTGGCGCCACGCCGGCCACACGCGCGAGCGGCTGGAGTTGCTGGCCATCGATACCGTGAAGAAATGTCTGGGCGAAGACGCTGCGCCGATCGACGCAAGCGCATGGCCGCAAACCGCGCAAGTGATGCAGCGCCTGCGCGGGGTGCTCGCGCCCCGGCTCGATGCCTGCGGCCCGAACGAAATCGCGCAACTGCTGCGCGGTCTTGCGGGCCGCTTCGTGCCCGCCGGTCCGAGCGGTGCGCCCTCGCGCGGCCGGCCCGACGTGCTGCCCACCGGGCGCAACTTCTATTCGGTGGACACGCGCGCCGTGCCCACGCCCACGGCCTATGCCATGGGTGCGCAGGCGGCCGAGCGCGTGGTCGAGCGCCATCTGCAGGACCACGGCAACTTCCCGCAGGCCGTGGGCCTGTCGGTGTGGGGCACCAGCACCATGCGCACCGGCGGTGAAGACATCGGCCAGGCTTTCGCGCTGCTCGGCGTGCGGCCCAAGTGGGCACCCGGCAGCCACCGCGTGGTGGACGTCGAGGTGCTGCCCATGGCGATCCGCCACCGCCCGCGCATCGACGTGACCCTGCGCGTCTCCGGCTTTTTCCGCGACGCCTTTCCCAACGTGATCGACCTGTTCGACACGGCGGTGCGCGCGGTCGCCGCGATCAGCGAAGACGACGAGCCCGACGAGGTGAACCCGATCCGAGTCCGCGTGCGGCGCGAGGCGGCCGAGGCGCTGGCGCGCGGGAGCACACCGGAAGAGGCGCAACGCCACGCCACCTGGCGTGTGTTCGGCCCGCGCCCGGGCGGCTACGGCGCTGGCTTGCAGGAACTGATCGACAGTGGCCGTTGGGCGCAGCAAGCCGACTTGGCGCAGGCCTATCTGCGCGCGGGCGCCTACGCCTACGGGCAGGACGGCCACGGCACGGCCGCGCGCGAAGCCTTCGAGCAGCGCCTGGCGCGCGTGGACGCGGTGCTGCACAACCAGGACAACCGCGAGCACGACATCCTCGACTCCGACGACTACTACCAGTTCCATGGCGGCATGGCCGCGGCCGTGCAGCAGCTCGCGGGCGCGCCCGCCGCGCTCTACCACGGCGACTTCAGCGTGCCCGGCGCGCCGCGCGTGCGCACCCTGGGCGAAGAAGTGGCGCGGGTGGTGCGTGCGCGCGCGGTCAACCCCAAATGGATCGAGGGCGTCAAATGCCATGGCTACAAGGGCGCGTTCGAGATCGCGGCCACGGTCGACTACCTGTTCGCCTTCGACGCCACCACCGGCGTGGTGGGCGACCACCAATACGCGCTGATGGCCGACGCCTACCTGCACGACGACGACACGCGCGGCTTCCTGCAACAGCACAACCCGCTGGCCATGCGCGGCATCGGTGAACGCCTGCTCGAAGCCATGCAGCGCGGGCTGTGGGCCGAGCCGGGCGAGCACCGCGAGCGCATCGAAGAACACCTGCTGACCCTGGAGCAGCACCTGGAGAACAGCCTGCCATGA
- the cobW gene encoding cobalamin biosynthesis protein CobW gives MQTRKIPATIVTGFLGAGKTTLLRHLLTNAQGKRIAVIVNEFGELGIDGELLRGCGIGCDENGEENGQLYELANGCLCCTVQEEFAPVMEQLAARRDQIDHLVIETSGLALPKPLVQAFQWPALRNAFTVDAVITVVDAPAVAAGRFAEDPVAVDAQRRADENLDHESPLAELFEDQLATADLVIVHKTDGMEEAVLAEVEKTIRAETPAGVKLVRAQHGQLDLGVLLGMERAVEDAIHQRKTHHDEEEDHDHDEFESVSIALDVADRQRLIDTLVALVQRHEIYRVKGFVALPGAAMRLVVQGVGARFDSHFDRPWRADEARATRLVLIGDHLDAVALQQEVQSALLADTAAA, from the coding sequence ATGCAAACCCGCAAGATCCCCGCCACCATCGTCACCGGCTTCCTCGGCGCTGGCAAGACCACGCTGCTGCGCCACCTGCTCACGAACGCGCAGGGCAAGCGCATCGCCGTCATCGTCAACGAGTTCGGCGAACTCGGCATCGACGGCGAACTGCTGCGCGGCTGTGGCATTGGCTGCGACGAGAACGGCGAAGAAAACGGCCAGCTCTACGAACTGGCCAACGGCTGCCTGTGCTGCACGGTGCAGGAAGAGTTCGCGCCGGTGATGGAGCAATTGGCCGCGCGGCGCGACCAGATCGACCACCTGGTCATCGAAACCTCGGGCCTCGCGCTGCCCAAGCCGCTGGTGCAAGCCTTCCAATGGCCCGCGCTGCGCAACGCCTTCACGGTGGACGCGGTCATCACCGTGGTGGACGCACCGGCCGTGGCCGCCGGCCGCTTCGCCGAAGACCCGGTGGCGGTGGACGCGCAACGCCGCGCCGACGAGAACCTGGACCACGAATCGCCGCTGGCCGAGTTGTTCGAAGACCAACTCGCCACCGCCGACCTGGTGATCGTGCACAAGACCGATGGCATGGAAGAAGCCGTGCTGGCCGAGGTGGAGAAAACCATCCGCGCCGAGACCCCCGCCGGTGTGAAGCTGGTGCGCGCGCAACACGGTCAGCTCGATCTGGGCGTGCTGCTTGGCATGGAGCGCGCGGTGGAAGACGCGATTCACCAGCGCAAGACCCACCACGACGAAGAAGAGGACCACGACCACGATGAGTTCGAATCGGTCTCGATCGCGCTTGACGTGGCCGACCGCCAGCGGCTGATCGACACGCTCGTGGCCTTGGTGCAGCGCCACGAGATCTACCGCGTTAAAGGCTTCGTCGCCTTGCCTGGCGCGGCCATGCGCCTGGTGGTGCAGGGCGTGGGCGCGCGCTTCGACAGCCACTTCGACCGGCCCTGGCGCGCCGACGAGGCGCGCGCCACGCGCCTGGTGTTGATCGGCGATCACCTCGATGCCGTGGCGTTGCAACAAGAAGTGCAGTCCGCGCTGCTCGCCGACACAGCGGCTGCCTGA
- a CDS encoding ABC transporter substrate-binding protein, translating to MGSMLPVPALAMLGLLGGMAAPALAQHRIVTMSPSLTEAVCALGHCAELVGTDRYSSGPGHVARLPKLGGLQDAQIEGIVALKPDMVLLGPRSRAGERLAQLGVPVQVFDARTHADLRRMLLALGHSLGEPLRAQELVQRIERELDAAARRVPAALRGRTVYIEVGIGPTAASDRSFIGETVARLGLQNIVLSGGEGALFPRVNPEMVVRRAPDLIIGPQTTLSTVADRPGWAGMRALRQQQVCQLDAERMDLLSRPGPRLGEAAHMLVDCLLALPTKH from the coding sequence ATGGGCTCGATGCTGCCCGTGCCCGCGTTGGCGATGCTGGGTCTGCTCGGCGGCATGGCGGCGCCCGCGCTCGCCCAGCACCGCATCGTCACCATGTCGCCCTCGCTCACCGAAGCCGTCTGCGCACTCGGCCACTGCGCCGAGCTGGTCGGCACCGACCGCTATTCGAGCGGGCCTGGCCACGTGGCCAGGCTACCCAAGCTCGGCGGCCTGCAGGACGCGCAGATCGAAGGCATCGTCGCGCTCAAGCCCGACATGGTCTTGCTCGGGCCGCGCAGCCGCGCGGGCGAGCGCCTGGCGCAACTCGGTGTGCCGGTGCAGGTGTTCGACGCGCGCACCCACGCCGATCTCCGGCGCATGCTGCTCGCGCTCGGCCACTCGCTCGGCGAACCGCTGCGCGCCCAGGAACTGGTGCAGCGCATCGAACGCGAGCTCGACGCCGCGGCGCGCCGCGTGCCGGCCGCGTTGCGCGGTCGCACCGTGTACATCGAGGTCGGCATCGGCCCCACCGCCGCGAGCGACCGCAGCTTCATCGGCGAAACCGTGGCCCGGCTGGGGCTGCAGAACATCGTGCTGAGCGGCGGCGAGGGCGCGCTATTCCCGCGCGTGAACCCCGAGATGGTGGTGCGCCGCGCGCCCGATCTGATCATCGGCCCGCAAACCACGCTCTCGACCGTGGCCGACCGCCCGGGTTGGGCCGGCATGCGCGCGCTGCGCCAACAGCAGGTCTGCCAGCTCGACGCCGAGCGCATGGACCTGCTCTCGCGCCCCGGCCCGCGCCTGGGAGAAGCTGCGCACATGCTGGTCGATTGCCTGCTCGCCCTGCCCACGAAACATTGA
- the cobO gene encoding cob(I)yrinic acid a,c-diamide adenosyltransferase, translated as MEIEQPPVLRDTPKPQGERRGLVIVHTGTGKGKSTAAFGLALRAHGRGKSVKVYQFMKVPSARFGEHRLFEQLGIPIEGLGDGFSWKSRDLDHSAELAREGWAKAEATIRSGEHFMVVLDEIMYPLRYGWVPLDAVLACLRERPSQVHVVLTGRGAPAELIELADTVTEMALVKHHFKAGVPAQRGIED; from the coding sequence ATGGAAATCGAACAACCTCCCGTGCTGCGCGACACCCCCAAACCCCAGGGTGAACGGCGCGGCCTGGTGATCGTGCACACCGGCACCGGCAAGGGCAAGAGCACGGCTGCGTTCGGCCTGGCCTTGCGCGCGCATGGTCGCGGCAAGTCGGTGAAGGTGTACCAGTTCATGAAGGTGCCATCGGCGCGTTTCGGCGAGCACCGGCTGTTCGAGCAGTTGGGCATTCCGATCGAAGGTTTGGGCGATGGCTTCAGCTGGAAGAGCCGCGACCTGGACCACTCCGCCGAGCTCGCGCGCGAAGGCTGGGCCAAGGCCGAGGCCACCATCCGCTCGGGCGAACACTTCATGGTGGTGCTCGACGAAATCATGTACCCGCTGCGTTATGGCTGGGTGCCGCTGGACGCGGTGCTGGCGTGCCTGCGCGAGCGGCCGAGCCAGGTGCACGTGGTGCTCACCGGGCGCGGTGCGCCGGCCGAATTGATCGAACTGGCCGACACGGTGACCGAGATGGCGCTGGTGAAGCACCATTTCAAAGCAGGCGTTCCCGCTCAGCGAGGTATCGAGGACTGA
- a CDS encoding ABC transporter ATP-binding protein: protein MSAALLAEGIGVALGGAPVLHGIDVALPAARWTSIVGPNGAGKSTLLKTLAGLLPHSGGVQLFERPLAQWRGRERARCLAWLGQGEPGADDLSVWDVAMLGRLPHQAWLAPPSEVDRAAVEQALRATQAWDWRERPLGALSGGERQRVLLARLLAVQAEVMLMDEPLANLDPPHQADWLLLVRELVAQGKTVVSVLHEIGMALHADQMVVMAQGRVCHQGGCNDSATHQALEQVFDHRIAIHPLGDQWVALPR, encoded by the coding sequence GTGAGCGCCGCGCTGCTCGCCGAAGGCATCGGCGTGGCGCTGGGTGGCGCGCCCGTGCTGCACGGCATCGACGTGGCGCTGCCCGCCGCGCGCTGGACCAGCATCGTCGGCCCCAACGGCGCGGGCAAGTCGACCTTGCTGAAAACCTTGGCCGGCCTGCTGCCCCACAGCGGCGGGGTGCAACTGTTTGAGCGGCCCCTGGCGCAATGGCGTGGCCGCGAACGCGCGCGCTGCCTGGCCTGGCTGGGGCAGGGCGAGCCGGGCGCGGACGACCTCAGCGTGTGGGACGTGGCCATGCTCGGCCGCCTGCCGCACCAGGCCTGGCTCGCGCCGCCTTCGGAAGTGGATCGCGCGGCGGTCGAACAGGCGCTGCGCGCCACCCAGGCCTGGGACTGGCGCGAACGGCCGCTGGGCGCGCTCTCGGGCGGTGAGCGCCAGCGCGTGTTGCTGGCCCGCCTGCTCGCGGTGCAGGCCGAGGTGATGTTGATGGACGAACCCCTGGCCAACCTGGACCCGCCGCACCAGGCCGACTGGCTGCTGCTGGTGCGCGAACTCGTGGCCCAGGGCAAGACCGTGGTGAGCGTGCTGCACGAAATCGGCATGGCACTGCACGCCGACCAGATGGTGGTGATGGCCCAGGGCCGCGTGTGCCACCAGGGCGGCTGCAACGACTCGGCCACGCACCAAGCCCTTGAACAGGTCTTTGACCACCGCATCGCGATCCATCCGCTGGGCGACCAGTGGGTCGCGCTGCCCCGTTGA